The genomic interval TTCGAGCAGAGGAATAATTTTTTCTAGCAGGCTCAACAAGCTTTGTTGGTGGTTTTCGATCTTGATACGAAGGGTTTGATTGTTTAGCCCCGTCAAAAAGAACGTCCCCTGTTGGTGAGTTAATAATGCGCACTCAATAGATAGCTGTAAATGCTCTGTAATAAGAGTCATTTCACTTTTATTCGATAACTGCTCTAAATCAAATAAGCATTGTGCTAATTTGTATGCGCCTATGGTTGAAGCGCTGCCACGTAGCTTATGTGCAATTTGTCTGAGTTCATCGGTTTTACTACTGGATAGACATTCTTTTGCATAATCTTGGAAGTGAATAATATCTTGCAAAAAATGCTCTAGAAGTTTACTCAGTAACACTGAGTCATTGTTTAATCGGCTTAGTGCACGATCAACATCGAGAATCTCTCTATTTTCCATATGTTGAATTTGTTTCATATCGGCAGTATTGGTATTATCTTTCGCTGTTAACCACTCCGCTATGGTTTGTTTCAAGTCATCTGGGTCTATCGGTTTACTTATGTGGCCGTTCATACCACAACTGAGACTATCAGCCACTTCGTTTTTAAGAGCCTGTGCTGAGAGGGCGATGATCGGTGTTTGTATTTTTAGATCGTGTCGAATGATTTTGGTTGCAGTCAAACCATCCATTTTGGGCATTTGAATATCCATAAGAATTAAGTCAAAGTGTTGATCTTTTAATACTGTTATGGCTTCTAATCCATTCTCACAGCATTTGACATCAATATGATCTGATTCAAGTATTTTTTTTGTGACGCTAGTATTTATAGGATTGTCTTCAACTAATAAAATTGTTTTTTTATCATGAAATTGTGTTGTTTCAGGGGCAGTGTGATTAACAAATCGACTTTCTGAACTCAAGATATAATTTAATTCACTACTGATTTTTTCTATACTTAAAGAATGGTCAAGGTTGTATGTTTTCATGTTGTTTGGTAAAAGTTCTAATTGTCGACTAGAGCGTTTATGTTCAAAAAAAACAAATATTATTTTTTTATTACTAGGCGCATTAGAGAGTTTTTTAATTGTTTTTTCTTGACTAAATAAAGAACATGATGATGGAAAGAAAAATAAAAAAACATTATTCTTTGCTATTAGTTCATTTTCCATATCAACATTTCCAATCGTCTTATAAGGAAGGTTAAGCTTTCGCATAATACTTTCTGAATGTAAATCATTATCAGAAATGTAAATGTTAAATATAGATCTAAATGTTTTGTCTTTATTTTTCAATGTTAAATTAGGTGTGTAAATAGGGATTTCAAGTTGAAAGGTGCTTCCATTATTTAATTCACTTTTTACAGATAGTCTTCCTTGCATAAGTTCAGATAATTGTTTCGATATACTTAACCCAAGGCCAGTGCCACCATATTTACGTGTTGTACTAGAGTCTTCCTGAGTAAAGGGTTCAAAGAGTCTTTCTAATTTCGAAGGTTTAATTCCGATTCCGGTGTCAATAACTTTTATTTTTAAAAAGTCATTTTTATTACTAATTTTCTCAGAGCTAATATTTATATGAACAAAGCCATGTTCAGTGAATTTAATGGCATTACTAACGAGGTTGTTTAATATTTGCTCTAGGCGGTTGGGG from Vibrio sp. HB236076 carries:
- a CDS encoding ATP-binding protein, whose protein sequence is MKIRTKIITPILFFLILLIAINEIAVFPYFKSKQTDLIIETESAQMNILGPIIAEEIASGDISKIYSIMNRQEHFTNQTSKNRFHILNKDNIVIYPLGKMAPHEVDSLELKTINRSIFWNNKKVGKLIYQFSIEDKLQNIDDQITSHRILTVFTAMFILIFYTWWNRKLLINPLQELIRNAKAIQNGNYKQKLTITTKDEFRDVYLAFNKMSAKIDTTNQELNTALNQANLAVKIKSQFLANMSHEIRTPMNGIIGLNYLLRKTRLNDEQENILEKIEKSTNKLLNIINDILDSSKIESGKLSIENIPFHIDDVLKCIHDTNYISASEKSIQLKFTKQISLCNFLIGDPNRLEQILNNLVSNAIKFTEHGFVHINISSEKISNKNDFLKIKVIDTGIGIKPSKLERLFEPFTQEDSSTTRKYGGTGLGLSISKQLSELMQGRLSVKSELNNGSTFQLEIPIYTPNLTLKNKDKTFRSIFNIYISDNDLHSESIMRKLNLPYKTIGNVDMENELIAKNNVFLFFFPSSCSLFSQEKTIKKLSNAPSNKKIIFVFFEHKRSSRQLELLPNNMKTYNLDHSLSIEKISSELNYILSSESRFVNHTAPETTQFHDKKTILLVEDNPINTSVTKKILESDHIDVKCCENGLEAITVLKDQHFDLILMDIQMPKMDGLTATKIIRHDLKIQTPIIALSAQALKNEVADSLSCGMNGHISKPIDPDDLKQTIAEWLTAKDNTNTADMKQIQHMENREILDVDRALSRLNNDSVLLSKLLEHFLQDIIHFQDYAKECLSSSKTDELRQIAHKLRGSASTIGAYKLAQCLFDLEQLSNKSEMTLITEHLQLSIECALLTHQQGTFFLTGLNNQTLRIKIENHQQSLLSLLEKIIPLLENSDAAVIDELSVLKHHEHTTNIKQLIDCISNYDFDLAHKLAVSILLEHNKMEPSN